The Bordetella sp. FB-8 genome includes a window with the following:
- a CDS encoding carboxymuconolactone decarboxylase family protein: MDKGIDTARTDEDRYRQGWQKLKQIDGEAGERVVAALAPVAPDFGRLMIEFGFGDIYSRPQLDLRAREIATIAALAALGNAQPQLKVHIEAALNVGCTRDEIVEVFMQMAVYAGFPAALNALFAAHEVFVARVAKADAATMSAPPAQDDGVGLSPSQM, encoded by the coding sequence ATCGACACTGCACGCACGGACGAGGACCGTTACCGGCAAGGCTGGCAAAAACTGAAGCAGATCGACGGCGAGGCGGGCGAGCGCGTGGTCGCCGCGCTCGCGCCCGTTGCGCCGGACTTCGGGCGGCTGATGATCGAATTCGGATTCGGCGACATCTACAGCCGCCCGCAGCTCGACTTGCGCGCGCGCGAGATCGCCACGATCGCGGCGCTCGCGGCATTGGGCAACGCCCAGCCGCAACTGAAGGTCCACATCGAGGCGGCGCTGAACGTGGGCTGCACCCGCGACGAGATCGTCGAGGTGTTCATGCAGATGGCGGTTTATGCCGGTTTTCCCGCGGCGCTCAATGCCTTGTTCGCGGCGCATGAGGTCTTTGTTGCGAGGGTCGCGAAAGCAGATGCGGCGACGATGAGCGCGCCGCCCGCCCAGGACGACGGGGTCGGCCTCTCGCCCAGCCAGATGTAG